The following nucleotide sequence is from Pseudomonas putida S13.1.2.
ATTGCCTCGAGCACTTTCTCACCGCCGCGTGACGGATCGTCGCTGAATTCTGGCAATGCCAGCACCCAGCGGTGCAGGTCCACGAAATTCACATAACGAGGATCGACCTCAGGCTTGCTTTCTGCAAGCTGGATGGCGATCTCAAGTACATCAACCCATTTCAAGCTCATGTACAGGACCTCAGTGCGGTGCTTCGGCAGCGTGGTTGAGCGAATACTTGGGGATCTCGATGGTCAGGTCGGTATCACCCACGACCACCTGGCAGCCAAGGCGCGACTGCGGTTCCAGGCCCCATGCCTTGTCCAGCATGTCCTCTTCCAGCTCGTCGGCTTCTTCGAGCGAATCGAAGCCCTTGCGCACGATGCAGTGGCAAGTGGTGCAGGCCTTGACGCCGCCGCAGGCGCTTTCCATCTCGATGTGATGGTCGTGGGCCAGTTCCAGGATGTTGGTCCCGGGCTCGACCTCCACGGTCAGCCCTTCTGGGCAGAACTTCTCATGCGGCAGGAATGTCACCAGCGGCATCGGTTACTCCTCGATCTCATTCAGGTTGCGCCCGGCCAGTGCGGCTTTGACCGTCGAATCAAGGCGACGGGCGGCAAATGCGTCGGTCACCTGCGACAGACGCTTGGTCTGTTGCTCGATGGCTGCGCCACCGGTGCCGGCCAGCAAATCACGTAGTTCTTGCATCTGGAATGCAATGGCGTCGCGCTCGTCACTGCTGAGCAGGCGTTCACCGTCGGCGTCCAGGGCGCCCTGTACCGCTTCGAGCAGGCGCTCGCCGTCCACCTGGTGCTCACGCAACTGGCGGGCCTGCTTGTCGGAACCTGCGTGTTCGAAGGAATCCTTGAGCATGCGGGCGATTTCGCCGTCGGTCAGGCCGTAGGACGGCTTGACCTGAATGCTGGCTTCCACGCCCGAACCCAGTTCGCGGGCCGCAACGCTGAGCAAGCCGTCGGCATCCACCTGGAAGGTGACGCGAATTTTTGCAGCGCCGGCCACCATCGCCGGGATACCGCGCAGCTCGAAGCGCGCCAGCGAGCGGCAGTCGCTGATCAGCTCACGCTCGCCTTGCAGGACGTGGATCATCATGGCCGACTGGCCATCTTTATACGTGGTGAACTCCTGGGCACGCGCCACCGGAATGGTGGTGTTGCGCGGGATCACCTTTTCCATCAGCCCGCCCATGGTCTCAAGACCCAGCGACAGCGGAATGACATCAAGCAGCAACAACTCGCCACCTTCGCGGCGGTTGCCAGCCAGGGTGTCGGCCTGGATGGCGGCGCCAATGGCCACCACCTGGTCAGGGTCGATCGAGGTCATCGGGGCGCGGCCAAACAGCGCGCCCACGGCTTCACGCACACGCGGGACACGGGTAGAACCACCCACCATGACCACGGCACTGACTTCTTCAAGCTCGACGCCACTGTCGCGCACGGCGCGACGGCAGGCCTTGAGGCTGCGGGCAACCAATGGCTCGATCATGGCTTCGAAGGCAGTGCGGCTCAGATCGCCCTGCCAGCTGCCATGGCTGACGCTGACCACGTCGGTGTCGGTCAGGGCTTCCTTGGCGGCGCAGGCGGTTTGCAGCAACGCACGCTGGGTAGCCGGGTCCAGGTCGGACGACAGGCCAGCCTGTTCGATGATCCAGCCGGCAATGGCGTGGTCGAAATCGTCACCGCCCAGGGCAGTGTCGCCACCGGTAGCCAGCACTTCGAATACACCCGCAGTCAGGCGCAGGATGGAAATATCGAAGGTACCGCCGCCCAGGTCATAGATGGCCACCACGCCTTCGGCGTTCTGGTCCAGGCCATAGGCCACAGCTGCTGCGGTCGGCTCGTTGAGCAGGCGCAGCACGTTCAGGCCGGCCAGGCGCGCAGCGTCCTTGGTGGCCTGGCGCTGGGCGTCGTCGAAATAGGCCGGCACGGTAATCACCGCACCTACCAGCTCGCCACCCAGGGTCGCTTCGGCGCGTTCGCGCAGCACCTTGAGGATATCGGCGGACACTTCCACCGGGCTTTTCGGCCCCTGCACGGTGTCGATGAACGGCATGTGCGACTCACCACCGACAAAGCGGTACGGCAGCTGCTCGCCCAGTTGCTTGACGTCGGCCAGGCCGCGCCCCATCAGGCGCTTGACCGACAGCACGGTGTTCAGCGGGTCGCTGGAGGCGGCATCACGCGCAGCCTGCCCCACTTCGTTGCGCCCTTCGAGGTAGCGCACCGCGGACGGCAGAATGACGTTACCCTGCGCATCAGGCAGGGGCTCGCTACGGCCGCTGCGCAGTGCAGCAACCAGTGAGTTGGTGGTACCCAGGTCGATCCCCACCGCCAGGCGGCGCTGGTGCGGCTGAGGGCTTTGACCGGGTTCGGCAATCTGCAGTAGGGCCATGCTTATCTGAATACCTTAGGTGCCATCACGGGCAGCACCGGGTTAATCGTCGAGGCGCTCTTCCAGCTGGCGCACTTCTTGGGCGAGCTTGTCGAGGAACTGCATGCGGCGCATCAGGCGCTCGGCCTGGTCGCGCTCGCCTGGGGCGTCCCAGCAGGCGGCAAAGTCCTCGTTCAGTGTGTCCTGCGCGGCCTTCAGGCGCTTCTTGAACACAGCGACACCGTCAAGGTCGGCTTCGTCCTGCAGCTCTTCGAGCTCTTC
It contains:
- the iscX gene encoding Fe-S cluster assembly protein IscX, translating into MSLKWVDVLEIAIQLAESKPEVDPRYVNFVDLHRWVLALPEFSDDPSRGGEKVLEAIQAAWIDEAD
- the fdx gene encoding ISC system 2Fe-2S type ferredoxin, encoding MPLVTFLPHEKFCPEGLTVEVEPGTNILELAHDHHIEMESACGGVKACTTCHCIVRKGFDSLEEADELEEDMLDKAWGLEPQSRLGCQVVVGDTDLTIEIPKYSLNHAAEAPH
- the hscA gene encoding Fe-S protein assembly chaperone HscA, with amino-acid sequence MALLQIAEPGQSPQPHQRRLAVGIDLGTTNSLVAALRSGRSEPLPDAQGNVILPSAVRYLEGRNEVGQAARDAASSDPLNTVLSVKRLMGRGLADVKQLGEQLPYRFVGGESHMPFIDTVQGPKSPVEVSADILKVLRERAEATLGGELVGAVITVPAYFDDAQRQATKDAARLAGLNVLRLLNEPTAAAVAYGLDQNAEGVVAIYDLGGGTFDISILRLTAGVFEVLATGGDTALGGDDFDHAIAGWIIEQAGLSSDLDPATQRALLQTACAAKEALTDTDVVSVSHGSWQGDLSRTAFEAMIEPLVARSLKACRRAVRDSGVELEEVSAVVMVGGSTRVPRVREAVGALFGRAPMTSIDPDQVVAIGAAIQADTLAGNRREGGELLLLDVIPLSLGLETMGGLMEKVIPRNTTIPVARAQEFTTYKDGQSAMMIHVLQGERELISDCRSLARFELRGIPAMVAGAAKIRVTFQVDADGLLSVAARELGSGVEASIQVKPSYGLTDGEIARMLKDSFEHAGSDKQARQLREHQVDGERLLEAVQGALDADGERLLSSDERDAIAFQMQELRDLLAGTGGAAIEQQTKRLSQVTDAFAARRLDSTVKAALAGRNLNEIEE